In Saccharothrix violaceirubra, the following are encoded in one genomic region:
- a CDS encoding DoxX family protein — protein MNVLDRGRDQALALFRIVIGFLFANHGLQSLFGLFGKSAVSITSWPGGPAALIELVCGTLVCVGLATRPAAILASGAMAYAYFVVHQPEGLLPIQNHGEAAALYSWAFALLIFTGPGAWSLDGYIAAQRQKDASAAAQTV, from the coding sequence ATGAACGTCCTTGACCGCGGTCGTGATCAAGCCCTGGCGCTGTTCCGCATCGTCATCGGCTTCCTGTTCGCGAACCACGGACTTCAATCCCTGTTCGGACTCTTCGGCAAGAGTGCCGTGTCGATCACCAGCTGGCCCGGCGGTCCTGCCGCCCTGATCGAGTTGGTGTGCGGGACCCTGGTGTGCGTCGGTCTGGCGACCCGGCCCGCGGCGATCCTCGCTTCGGGTGCCATGGCGTACGCGTACTTCGTGGTGCACCAGCCCGAAGGTCTGCTGCCGATCCAGAACCATGGTGAGGCCGCGGCCCTGTACAGCTGGGCCTTCGCTCTGTTGATCTTCACTGGGCCCGGAGCCTGGTCGTTGGACGGCTACATCGCCGCTCAGCGACAAAAGGACGCTTCCGCTGCCGCTCAGACTGTCTGA
- a CDS encoding DUF3566 domain-containing protein — protein sequence MTPPEKPAGQDADKTAVITRPGAEAKKKAAKPDTPPAAEEPKPETEETRTVESPTDRVDAGKTEVESGKTEEVSATPPPWQRVTSEAPYAEATQVGPGDEVVPEQQTVALESPAYPASDPDTVAVPRPVPPGLSGGAPRTSVNLGASNGGRPTTGAARRPGRGPRRASLQIKRVDPWSVLKLALVLGVALFFVWLVAVGVLYGVLDGMGVWDKINNTANDLLQGNESSGDPLISAGRVFGVSAIVGAVNIVLFTALATVGAFVYNVSADLAGGLEVTLSERD from the coding sequence GTGACTCCACCCGAGAAACCGGCGGGACAGGACGCGGACAAGACCGCGGTGATCACCCGACCGGGTGCCGAGGCCAAGAAGAAGGCGGCGAAGCCCGACACGCCGCCCGCGGCCGAGGAGCCGAAGCCGGAAACCGAGGAGACTCGGACGGTGGAGTCCCCGACCGACCGCGTCGACGCCGGCAAGACCGAAGTCGAGAGCGGCAAGACCGAAGAGGTGTCGGCGACGCCGCCGCCTTGGCAGCGAGTGACGAGCGAGGCCCCGTACGCCGAGGCCACCCAGGTGGGTCCCGGCGACGAGGTCGTGCCCGAGCAGCAGACGGTGGCCCTGGAGTCGCCCGCCTACCCGGCGAGCGATCCGGACACGGTGGCCGTCCCGCGCCCCGTGCCGCCGGGCCTGTCCGGCGGCGCACCGCGCACGTCGGTGAACCTCGGCGCGTCCAACGGCGGCCGTCCCACGACGGGGGCGGCCCGCCGTCCGGGCCGCGGCCCGCGCCGCGCGAGTCTCCAGATCAAGCGGGTCGACCCGTGGTCGGTGCTGAAGCTGGCGTTGGTGCTGGGCGTGGCGTTGTTCTTCGTGTGGCTGGTCGCGGTCGGCGTGCTGTACGGCGTGCTGGACGGCATGGGCGTCTGGGACAAGATCAACAACACGGCGAACGACCTGCTCCAGGGCAACGAGTCCAGCGGTGATCCACTGATCAGCGCGGGTCGGGTGTTCGGCGTGTCGGCGATCGTCGGCGCGGTGAACATCGTGCTGTTCACGGCGTTGGCGACGGTCGGCGCGTTCGTCTACAACGTGTCGGCGGATCTGGCCGGGGGGCTGGAAGTCACCCTGTCGGAACGGGACTGA
- the gyrA gene encoding intein-containing DNA gyrase subunit A: MSETTLPPTGGDRTEPVDIQHEMQNSYIDYAMSVIVGRALPDVRDGLKPVHVRVLYSMFDSGFRPERSYNKCARVVGDVMGNYHPHGDSAIYDALVRLAQPWALRYPLIDGQGNFGSQGNDPAAAMRYCVTPDTRVRLADGSSPRIGDIVPGALPNSDNPIDLKVLDRNGDPVRADMLFHSGEHPTLTLRTRNGFELTGTHNHPVLCLVSVGGVPTLLWKLLEEIHPGDRVVLQRTPQEELAPLSRREHAEALLAGAFVSEGFVSAGRAGFDGGQSDAGKRVPEFVWQSGAAIKRTFLSYLFSAVGSVSSSDSVDIRCSTRSRVLAREVQQLLLEFGVVASLVDGEHGEIELVVASHRDVRLFAERIGRLDHEQDKLSAILSANPVQSPHACSDHVPFVDEFIRVHGTNQLTDREVLDVVEPLVDGRFHYAEVASVTDAGVQPVFSLRVDTDDHAFVTDGFVSHNTECRLTPLAMHMLADIEEDTVDFRDNYDGRIQEPTVLPSRVPNLLINGSSGIAVGMATNIPPHNLREVADGVVWALDNPEASDEETLEAMIERVKGPDFPTYGLILGTAGIEDAYRTGRGSVKMRAVVEVDEDAKGRTILVVTELPYQVNPDNLVENIAALVRDQKLTGIANIADESNRRSGMRIVVTLKRDAVAKVVLNNLYKHTQLQYSFGVNMLSLVDGVPRTLRLEQMIRHYVKHQIEVIVRRTRFRLRKAEERAHIWRGLVKALDQLDEVIALIRRSDTPDTARAGLVELLAIDEIQANAILEMQLRRLAALERQKIIDQLAEIELEIADLKDILDRPERQRAIVREELLAIVEKHGDDRRTKIVPFDGDVSMEDLIAVEDVVVTITRTGYAKRTKTDLYRSQKRGGKGVQGAQLKQDDIVQHFFVCSTHDWILFFTNKGRVYRTKAYELPEANRNARGQHVANLLAFQPEEEIAQVIQIKNYEVAPYLVLATRKGLVKKSRLSDFDSNRAGGLIGINLREDDELVGAVLCAADDDLLLVSKDGQSIRFHADDDVLRPMGRATSGVQGMRFNTDDELLSIGVVQEGLFVLVATDGGYAKRTPIEDYPVQGRGGKGVLTIQHDRRRGRLVGALIVDVEDELYAITSVGGVIRTSAEEIRKAGRQTKGVRLMNLGEGSTLIAVARNADEPTDVTTGDEDQAEPAN, translated from the coding sequence TTGAGCGAGACGACGCTGCCCCCGACCGGCGGAGACCGCACCGAGCCGGTCGACATCCAGCACGAGATGCAGAACTCGTACATCGACTACGCCATGAGCGTGATCGTGGGACGGGCCCTGCCGGACGTGCGCGACGGCCTGAAGCCCGTCCACGTCCGCGTGCTGTACTCCATGTTCGACTCGGGCTTCCGCCCCGAGCGCAGCTACAACAAGTGCGCCCGCGTGGTCGGCGACGTGATGGGCAACTACCACCCGCACGGCGACTCGGCGATCTACGACGCCCTCGTGCGCCTGGCCCAGCCGTGGGCGCTGCGCTACCCGCTGATCGACGGCCAGGGCAACTTCGGCAGCCAGGGCAACGACCCGGCAGCCGCGATGCGCTACTGTGTGACGCCCGACACCCGGGTCCGCCTGGCGGACGGGTCGAGCCCCCGCATCGGCGACATCGTCCCGGGCGCGCTGCCGAACAGCGACAACCCGATCGACCTGAAGGTCCTCGACCGCAACGGCGACCCGGTCCGCGCGGACATGCTCTTCCACTCCGGCGAGCACCCGACGCTGACGTTGCGCACGCGCAATGGCTTCGAGCTGACCGGCACCCACAACCACCCGGTGCTCTGCCTGGTGAGCGTGGGCGGCGTGCCGACCCTGCTGTGGAAGCTGCTGGAGGAGATCCACCCCGGCGACCGCGTCGTCCTCCAGCGCACGCCGCAGGAGGAACTCGCACCGCTGTCCCGCCGTGAACACGCCGAAGCCCTGCTCGCCGGCGCCTTCGTCAGCGAAGGTTTCGTGTCGGCCGGTCGCGCGGGCTTCGACGGCGGACAGTCCGATGCGGGCAAGCGGGTACCCGAGTTCGTTTGGCAGTCCGGTGCGGCGATCAAGCGGACGTTCCTCTCGTACTTGTTCTCCGCCGTCGGTTCGGTGTCGTCATCCGACTCCGTCGACATTCGGTGCTCGACCCGGAGCCGTGTCCTTGCCCGTGAAGTGCAACAACTACTGCTGGAATTCGGTGTCGTCGCGTCACTGGTGGACGGTGAGCATGGCGAGATCGAACTCGTCGTCGCCAGCCACCGCGATGTTCGTCTGTTCGCGGAGCGGATCGGTCGCCTGGACCACGAGCAGGACAAGCTGTCCGCGATCCTGTCCGCGAACCCGGTCCAGAGTCCCCATGCCTGCAGCGACCACGTGCCCTTCGTGGATGAGTTCATCCGCGTTCACGGCACCAACCAGTTGACCGACCGCGAGGTGTTGGACGTCGTCGAGCCGCTGGTCGACGGCCGGTTCCACTACGCCGAGGTCGCGTCGGTCACCGACGCCGGCGTCCAGCCGGTGTTCAGCCTCCGGGTCGACACCGACGACCACGCGTTCGTGACCGACGGGTTCGTCAGCCACAACACCGAGTGCCGCCTCACGCCGTTGGCCATGCACATGCTGGCCGACATCGAGGAAGACACGGTCGACTTCCGCGACAACTACGACGGTCGCATCCAGGAGCCGACGGTCCTGCCGTCGCGCGTCCCGAACCTGCTGATCAACGGCTCGTCGGGCATCGCGGTCGGCATGGCGACGAACATCCCGCCGCACAACCTGCGCGAGGTCGCGGACGGCGTGGTGTGGGCGCTCGACAACCCCGAGGCGTCCGACGAGGAGACCCTCGAGGCGATGATCGAGCGGGTCAAGGGGCCGGACTTCCCGACCTACGGCCTGATCCTCGGCACGGCCGGGATCGAGGACGCGTACCGCACGGGCCGCGGCTCGGTGAAGATGCGCGCGGTCGTCGAGGTCGACGAGGACGCCAAGGGCCGTACGATCCTCGTGGTCACGGAGCTGCCCTACCAGGTCAACCCGGACAACCTCGTCGAGAACATCGCGGCTCTGGTCCGCGACCAGAAGCTGACCGGCATCGCGAACATCGCCGACGAGTCCAACCGCCGCTCCGGCATGCGGATCGTGGTGACGCTCAAGCGCGACGCCGTGGCCAAGGTCGTGCTCAACAACCTCTACAAGCACACCCAGCTCCAGTACTCGTTCGGTGTGAACATGCTGTCCCTGGTCGACGGGGTGCCGCGCACGCTGCGCCTCGAACAGATGATCCGGCACTACGTGAAGCACCAGATCGAGGTCATCGTCCGGCGCACCCGCTTCCGGCTGCGCAAGGCCGAGGAGCGCGCACACATCTGGCGCGGCCTGGTCAAGGCGCTCGACCAGCTCGACGAGGTCATCGCGCTGATCCGCCGCTCGGACACGCCGGACACGGCGCGTGCCGGCCTGGTCGAGCTGCTCGCGATCGACGAGATCCAGGCCAACGCGATCCTGGAGATGCAGTTGCGCCGGCTCGCCGCCCTGGAGCGGCAGAAGATCATCGACCAGTTGGCCGAGATCGAGCTGGAGATCGCGGACCTCAAGGACATCCTCGACCGGCCCGAGCGGCAGCGCGCGATCGTGCGCGAGGAGCTGCTCGCGATCGTGGAGAAGCACGGCGACGACCGGCGCACGAAGATCGTGCCGTTCGACGGCGACGTGTCGATGGAAGACCTGATCGCGGTCGAGGACGTGGTCGTCACGATCACGCGCACGGGCTACGCGAAGCGCACCAAGACCGACCTGTACCGCTCGCAGAAGCGCGGCGGCAAGGGCGTGCAGGGCGCGCAGCTCAAGCAGGACGACATCGTGCAGCACTTCTTCGTGTGCTCCACGCACGACTGGATCCTGTTCTTCACCAACAAGGGCCGGGTTTACCGCACGAAGGCGTACGAGCTGCCCGAGGCCAACCGCAACGCGCGCGGCCAACACGTGGCCAACCTCCTGGCGTTCCAGCCGGAGGAGGAGATCGCCCAGGTCATCCAGATCAAGAACTACGAGGTCGCGCCGTACCTGGTGCTCGCGACCCGCAAGGGTCTGGTGAAGAAGTCGCGCCTGTCGGACTTCGATTCCAACCGCGCGGGCGGCCTCATCGGCATCAACCTGCGCGAGGACGACGAACTCGTCGGCGCGGTGCTGTGCGCGGCCGACGACGACCTGCTGCTGGTGTCGAAGGACGGCCAGTCGATCCGCTTCCACGCCGACGACGACGTGTTGCGCCCGATGGGCCGTGCGACTTCGGGTGTGCAGGGCATGCGGTTCAACACCGACGACGAACTGCTGTCGATCGGCGTCGTGCAGGAGGGCCTGTTTGTTTTGGTGGCCACCGACGGTGGGTACGCCAAGCGCACCCCGATCGAGGACTACCCGGTCCAGGGTCGGGGCGGCAAGGGCGTGCTGACCATCCAGCACGACCGCAGGCGTGGGAGGCTGGTCGGCGCGCTCATCGTCGACGTCGAGGACGAGCTGTACGCGATCACCTCGGTCGGCGGGGTGATCCGGACCAGCGCGGAGGAGATCCGCAAGGCAGGCCGCCAGACGAAGGGCGTCCGGTTGATGAACCTCGGCGAAGGCTCGACTCTCATCGCGGTCGCGCGCAACGCCGACGAGCCGACGGACGTCACCACTGGTGACGAGGACCAGGCCGAGCCTGCCAACTAG
- the gyrB gene encoding DNA topoisomerase (ATP-hydrolyzing) subunit B — translation MAAQNEYSASSITVLEGLEAVRKRPGMYIGSTGERGLHHLIWEVVDNSVDEAMAGFATKVDVTLLANGGIRVIDDGRGIPVEMHPVEQRPTLEVVLTKLHAGGKFDSDSYAVSGGLHGVGISVVNALSTAVDVEVKRDGFTWNQRFQAAKPHGELVQGEATEETGTTITYWADPEIFETTDYNIETISRRLQEMAFLNKGLTIVLRDERVQEAEDEEADAEGHVARVRERVFHYPGGLADFVRHINHSRDAVHEKVVAFEAKGEDLEVEVAMQWNTGYTPSVHTFANTINTHEGGTHEEGFRAALTRVVNEYARDKKLLKEKDSNLTGDDIREGLAAIISVKLKEPQFEGQTKTKLGNSEAKSFVQKATNEHLADWFERHPNETKVIVTKAVSSAQARIAARKARELVRRKGALEIGGLPGKLKDCRSTNPEECELYIVEGDSAGGSAKEGRDSMFQAILPIRGKIINVEKARIDRVLKNNEVQSIITALGTGIHEDFDLTKLRYHKIVLMADADVDGQHIRTLLLTLLFRFMHSLVEAGHVYLANPPLYKIKWQRIEPEYAYSDRERDGLIESGLAAGKKIGKDDNIQRYKGLGEMNAEELWETTMDPANRVLRQVTMDDAAAADELFSVLMGEDVEARRSFITRNAKGVRFLDV, via the coding sequence GTGGCAGCCCAGAATGAGTACAGCGCGTCCTCGATCACCGTCCTGGAGGGGCTGGAAGCGGTCCGCAAGCGGCCCGGCATGTACATCGGCTCCACCGGCGAGCGCGGTCTGCACCACCTGATCTGGGAGGTCGTGGACAACTCCGTCGACGAGGCCATGGCGGGCTTCGCCACCAAGGTCGACGTGACGCTGCTGGCCAACGGCGGCATCCGGGTGATCGACGACGGCCGCGGCATCCCGGTCGAGATGCACCCGGTCGAGCAGCGGCCCACGCTGGAGGTCGTCCTCACCAAGCTGCACGCCGGCGGCAAGTTCGACAGCGACTCGTACGCGGTGTCCGGCGGCCTGCACGGCGTGGGCATCTCGGTCGTCAACGCGCTGTCCACGGCGGTCGACGTCGAGGTCAAGCGGGACGGTTTCACGTGGAACCAGCGGTTCCAGGCGGCCAAGCCGCACGGTGAACTGGTCCAGGGCGAGGCGACCGAGGAGACCGGTACGACGATCACGTACTGGGCCGATCCGGAGATCTTCGAGACCACCGACTACAACATCGAGACCATCTCCCGGCGGCTCCAGGAGATGGCCTTCCTCAACAAGGGCCTCACGATCGTCCTGCGCGACGAGCGCGTCCAGGAGGCCGAGGACGAGGAAGCCGACGCCGAGGGCCACGTCGCCCGCGTGCGCGAGCGCGTCTTCCACTACCCGGGCGGTCTGGCGGACTTCGTCCGGCACATCAACCACAGCCGGGACGCCGTGCACGAGAAGGTCGTCGCGTTCGAGGCCAAGGGCGAGGACCTCGAGGTCGAGGTCGCGATGCAGTGGAACACCGGCTACACGCCGTCGGTCCACACGTTCGCCAACACGATCAACACGCACGAGGGCGGCACCCACGAGGAAGGCTTCCGCGCCGCGCTGACCCGCGTCGTCAACGAGTACGCGCGCGACAAGAAGCTCCTCAAGGAGAAGGACTCCAACCTCACCGGCGACGACATCCGCGAGGGCCTGGCCGCGATCATCTCGGTCAAGCTCAAGGAACCGCAGTTCGAGGGCCAGACCAAGACCAAGCTCGGCAACAGCGAGGCCAAGTCGTTCGTGCAGAAGGCGACGAACGAGCACCTCGCCGACTGGTTCGAGCGGCACCCCAACGAGACCAAGGTGATCGTCACCAAGGCGGTCTCGTCGGCGCAGGCCCGCATCGCCGCGCGCAAAGCCCGTGAACTCGTCCGCCGCAAGGGCGCGCTGGAGATCGGCGGCCTGCCCGGCAAGCTCAAGGACTGCCGCTCCACCAACCCGGAGGAGTGCGAGCTTTACATCGTGGAGGGCGACTCCGCGGGCGGTTCGGCCAAGGAAGGCCGGGACTCCATGTTCCAGGCGATCCTGCCGATCCGCGGCAAGATCATCAACGTGGAGAAGGCGCGCATCGACCGCGTGCTGAAGAACAACGAGGTCCAGTCGATCATCACGGCGCTGGGCACCGGCATCCACGAGGACTTCGACCTCACCAAGCTGCGCTACCACAAGATCGTGCTGATGGCCGACGCCGACGTCGACGGCCAGCACATCCGCACGCTCCTGCTGACCCTGCTGTTCCGGTTCATGCACAGCCTGGTCGAGGCCGGCCACGTGTACCTGGCGAACCCGCCGCTGTACAAGATCAAGTGGCAGCGCATCGAGCCGGAGTACGCCTACTCCGACCGCGAGCGCGACGGCCTGATCGAGAGCGGCCTGGCCGCCGGCAAGAAGATCGGCAAGGACGACAACATCCAGCGCTACAAGGGCCTCGGCGAGATGAACGCCGAAGAGCTGTGGGAGACCACCATGGACCCCGCCAACCGGGTCCTGCGCCAGGTGACGATGGACGACGCCGCGGCGGCCGACGAGCTGTTCAGCGTGCTGATGGGCGAGGACGTGGAAGCCCGCCGGTCGTTCATCACCCGCAACGCCAAGGGCGTGCGGTTCCTCGACGTCTGA
- a CDS encoding DUF721 domain-containing protein, whose translation MRGADLARAALEAARASAKERGARTVRKGVRGTGGRRRRRSWSGPGPDDRDPQPLGRIASRIAGERGWTERLTGGQVFARWAKLVGEDVAEHARPVTLEDGELTVQADSTAWATQLRLLQRELLKRIAAGVGHGVVKRLKVQGPAAPSWRYGPRHVPGRGPRDTYG comes from the coding sequence TTGAGGGGGGCGGACCTCGCCCGTGCCGCCCTGGAGGCGGCCCGCGCGTCGGCGAAGGAACGCGGTGCGCGGACCGTGCGCAAGGGCGTGCGGGGCACGGGCGGTCGTCGTCGCCGGCGTTCGTGGTCGGGGCCCGGCCCGGACGACCGCGACCCCCAGCCGCTGGGGCGCATCGCGTCCCGGATCGCGGGCGAGCGCGGGTGGACCGAGCGGCTGACCGGCGGCCAGGTGTTCGCGCGCTGGGCCAAGCTCGTCGGCGAGGACGTCGCCGAGCACGCGCGGCCCGTGACGCTGGAGGACGGCGAACTCACCGTGCAGGCCGACTCCACGGCGTGGGCGACGCAGCTGCGCCTGCTCCAGCGCGAGCTGCTCAAGCGCATCGCGGCGGGCGTGGGCCACGGCGTCGTGAAACGGCTCAAGGTGCAGGGGCCGGCCGCGCCCAGCTGGCGGTACGGCCCCAGGCACGTCCCCGGTCGCGGTCCGCGTGACACCTACGGGTGA
- the recF gene encoding DNA replication/repair protein RecF (All proteins in this family for which functions are known are DNA-binding proteins that assist the filamentation of RecA onto DNA for the initiation of recombination or recombinational repair.): protein MYVRHLQVADFRSWEHADLAFEPGVSVLVGRNGQGKTNLVEALGYVATLGSHRVATDAPLIRHGAPRAVVRTAVVNDGRELLVELEITAGKANRARVNRGPVPRPRDVLGILRTVLFAPEDLALVRGDPGERRRFLDELLTSRAPRYAGVRADYERVLKQRGALLKSVRSTRSSDIGTLDVWDGHLARHGAELLAARLDLVADIAPHVTAAYAEVAPESRPALISYRSSLGEAYPDSHDREVLEDALLAELHRLRGQEIERGVCLIGPHRDDLDLALGELPAKGYASHGESWSFALALRLGGYELLRSEGTEPVLVLDDVFAELDRGRRAQLAKVAAAAEQVFITAAVAEDVPEELVGARFVVDDGEVRRE, encoded by the coding sequence TTGTACGTCCGGCACCTCCAGGTCGCGGACTTCAGGTCGTGGGAGCACGCCGACCTGGCGTTCGAGCCGGGGGTCAGCGTGCTGGTCGGGCGCAACGGCCAGGGCAAGACGAACCTGGTCGAGGCGCTCGGCTACGTCGCCACCCTCGGCTCGCACCGGGTCGCGACCGACGCGCCGCTGATCCGGCACGGCGCACCGCGCGCGGTGGTGCGCACCGCAGTCGTCAACGACGGCCGTGAACTGCTGGTGGAACTGGAGATCACGGCCGGCAAGGCGAACCGGGCCCGCGTCAACCGCGGCCCGGTGCCCCGGCCGCGCGACGTGCTCGGCATCCTGCGGACCGTGCTGTTCGCGCCGGAGGACCTGGCGCTGGTGCGCGGCGATCCCGGCGAGCGAAGACGGTTCCTGGACGAGCTGCTCACCTCGCGCGCGCCCAGGTACGCGGGCGTACGCGCGGACTACGAACGGGTGCTCAAGCAGCGCGGGGCGTTGCTCAAGAGCGTGCGGTCGACGCGGTCGTCGGACATCGGCACGTTGGACGTGTGGGACGGGCACCTCGCCCGGCACGGCGCCGAGCTGCTCGCGGCCCGGCTCGACCTGGTCGCGGACATCGCGCCGCACGTGACGGCGGCGTACGCGGAGGTCGCGCCCGAGTCGCGGCCGGCGCTGATCTCGTACCGGTCGTCGCTGGGCGAGGCGTACCCGGATTCGCACGACCGCGAGGTGCTGGAGGACGCGTTGCTCGCCGAGCTGCACCGGCTGCGCGGCCAGGAGATCGAACGCGGCGTGTGCCTGATCGGACCGCACCGCGACGACCTCGACCTGGCTTTGGGCGAACTGCCCGCCAAGGGGTATGCGAGCCATGGCGAGTCGTGGTCGTTCGCGTTGGCGTTGCGGCTGGGCGGCTACGAGCTGCTGCGGTCCGAGGGCACCGAGCCGGTGCTGGTGCTCGACGACGTGTTCGCCGAGCTGGACCGGGGCCGGCGGGCGCAGCTCGCGAAGGTCGCGGCGGCGGCGGAACAGGTGTTCATCACGGCGGCCGTCGCGGAGGACGTGCCGGAGGAGTTGGTCGGCGCGCGGTTCGTGGTCGACGACGGGGAGGTACGTCGTGAGTGA
- the gnd gene encoding phosphogluconate dehydrogenase (NAD(+)-dependent, decarboxylating), whose product MQLGLVGLGKMGFNMRERIRRAGHEVVGYDRNPEVTDTASLAELVDRLEAPRVVWVMVPSGDITRNTITELSGLLSAGDLVIEGGNSRFTDDKVNADLLGEKGIRYVDAGVSGGVWGLENGYGLMVGGAAEDVELAQPIFDALRPEGPREEGFAHAGPVGAGHFAKMVHNGIEYGLMQAYAEGFELLAASDLVENVPETIKAWQRGTVVRSWLLDLLVRALDSDPELDDLRGHVEDSGEGRWTVEEAINHAVPAPVISAALFARFASRQPDSPAMRAVAALRNQFGGHSVVSAGPSSGTGSTQS is encoded by the coding sequence GTGCAGCTCGGACTCGTCGGACTCGGCAAGATGGGCTTCAACATGCGCGAGCGGATTCGCCGCGCGGGTCACGAGGTGGTCGGCTACGACCGCAACCCCGAGGTGACCGACACGGCGTCGTTGGCCGAACTCGTCGACCGGCTCGAAGCGCCGCGCGTCGTGTGGGTCATGGTGCCCTCCGGCGACATCACCCGGAACACGATCACCGAGCTGTCCGGGCTGCTGTCCGCCGGCGACCTGGTGATCGAGGGCGGCAACTCGCGCTTCACCGACGACAAGGTGAACGCGGACCTGTTGGGGGAGAAGGGGATCCGCTACGTCGACGCGGGCGTGTCCGGCGGCGTGTGGGGTCTGGAGAACGGCTACGGCCTGATGGTCGGCGGCGCGGCCGAGGACGTAGAGCTGGCCCAGCCGATCTTCGACGCGCTGCGCCCCGAGGGGCCGCGCGAGGAGGGCTTCGCGCACGCCGGTCCCGTCGGCGCCGGCCACTTCGCGAAGATGGTGCACAACGGCATCGAGTACGGCCTGATGCAGGCGTACGCCGAGGGCTTCGAGCTGCTCGCGGCGTCCGACCTGGTGGAGAACGTGCCGGAGACGATCAAGGCGTGGCAGCGCGGCACGGTCGTCCGCTCGTGGCTGCTCGACCTGCTGGTCCGTGCCCTGGACTCCGACCCGGAGCTGGACGACCTGCGCGGCCACGTCGAGGACTCCGGCGAGGGCCGGTGGACCGTCGAGGAGGCGATCAACCACGCCGTGCCGGCGCCGGTGATCTCCGCCGCGCTGTTCGCCCGGTTCGCGTCCCGCCAGCCCGACTCGCCCGCGATGCGCGCCGTCGCGGCGTTGCGCAACCAGTTCGGCGGGCACTCCGTGGTCAGCGCCGGACCGTCGTCCGGCACCGGCAGCACCCAGAGCTGA
- the dnaN gene encoding DNA polymerase III subunit beta has protein sequence MKIRVERDGLADAVAWVARSLPSRPSIPVLGGVLLDAGAEDGSGDALTVSGFDYEVSAQCGVPATIADGGRALVSGRLLADITKALPNHPVEISVDGARMSITCGSAKFSLPTMPVEDYPQLPNMPQLAGELPGEVFGEAVAQVAVAAGRDDTLPMLTGVRLEIGDGKLTLVATDRFRLAMREFPWEPNSELGDVAVLVPAKTLNDSAKTLGASGAKVELSLAAGDGLLGLSGSGRRTTARLLDADFPKYRQLLPSEHSAAAVIEVDALVQAIKRVSLVAERGTQVRLEFGDTGLKLSAGGDDEGSAEEELPVDYEGDPVTIAFNPTYLHEGLQAVKTPKAHLSFTTPSRPALLKPVDEDGNVAPGYLYLLMPVRLPG, from the coding sequence ATGAAGATCCGCGTCGAGCGTGACGGCCTGGCCGATGCCGTCGCCTGGGTCGCACGCAGCCTGCCGTCCAGGCCGTCGATCCCGGTGCTCGGTGGAGTGCTGCTCGACGCGGGAGCCGAGGACGGGTCGGGCGATGCGCTCACCGTCTCCGGCTTCGACTACGAGGTGTCCGCCCAGTGCGGCGTGCCCGCGACCATCGCCGACGGCGGCCGTGCACTGGTGTCCGGCCGACTGCTCGCCGACATCACCAAGGCGCTGCCCAACCACCCCGTCGAGATCTCCGTCGACGGCGCACGCATGTCGATCACCTGTGGCAGCGCCAAGTTCTCGCTGCCGACCATGCCCGTCGAGGACTACCCGCAGCTGCCGAACATGCCCCAGCTCGCGGGCGAACTGCCCGGCGAGGTGTTCGGCGAGGCCGTCGCCCAGGTCGCCGTGGCCGCCGGTCGTGACGACACGCTGCCCATGCTCACCGGCGTCCGCCTGGAGATCGGCGACGGCAAGCTGACCCTGGTCGCCACCGACCGGTTCCGGCTCGCCATGCGCGAATTCCCGTGGGAGCCCAACTCCGAACTCGGCGACGTGGCCGTGCTCGTGCCGGCCAAGACGCTCAACGACTCGGCGAAGACGCTCGGCGCGTCCGGCGCCAAGGTCGAGCTGTCCCTGGCCGCGGGCGACGGGCTGCTCGGCCTGTCCGGTTCCGGCCGCCGCACGACCGCCCGCCTGCTCGACGCCGACTTCCCCAAGTACCGCCAGCTCCTGCCCAGCGAGCACTCGGCCGCCGCCGTGATCGAGGTCGACGCCCTGGTCCAGGCGATCAAGCGCGTCTCGCTCGTCGCCGAACGCGGCACGCAGGTCCGCCTGGAGTTCGGCGACACCGGCCTGAAGCTGTCCGCCGGCGGCGACGACGAGGGCTCGGCCGAGGAAGAGCTGCCCGTCGACTACGAGGGCGACCCGGTCACCATCGCGTTCAACCCGACCTACCTGCACGAGGGCCTCCAGGCCGTGAAGACGCCGAAGGCGCACTTGTCGTTCACTACGCCGAGTCGCCCCGCGTTGCTCAAGCCCGTGGACGAAGATGGGAACGTGGCGCCGGGCTACCTCTACCTGCTGATGCCCGTGCGCCTGCCCGGCTGA